The window AATGCTAATTTCCCTCCGCCACCGCGGAGGGATTTTTTATTTGAAGACGTTGTCCCGTCCCGTTAAAATCCCCCGGCACCCCCTTCAAAGAGAAACGGGGATTTGGAGCAAAAGGTATTTTATTGCTGAATTGGTAGGATTGAAACGGTTGATTTTAAACGCATCCGACAATTTTGAAAAGATCAAACTCCCCCTTCAAATAATGAGGACAAAGGAAGATTTTTTCAGAACCCTTGTAAAAATCAAGTTGAGATAGGGCCAAGAAAATGGAGCAAATTTGTAGCAGACATTCAGAGAGGTAATTAGCTCAGCTAATACTCCAACTTTATACCAAACCATTCTTAGATATTTTTTTCGATAAAACCTTATTCTGCACAATATTTAGTAAATTTAATCCACTAAAAACAAGCAAACCAAACACTCAATTAACCAATAGTATGGGATTATTTAATTCATTATTAGGCAATGCCGGAGTAGTAGACAAAGACACTCTCCTGAAAGATTTCGGTAAAATTTTAATACCAGATGAGCAAATCGAAACAGGTTTTAAATTGATCAGAGATACTTTTATTTTTACCAGTAAGCGGTTGATCCTGGTGGATAAACAAGGGCTTACCGGAAGAAAATCTGAATACCTATCCTTGCCCTATAAAAGTATTTCTAGGTTCAGTATAGAGACAGCAGGGACTTTCGACCTGGACGCGGAATTGAAGATTTGGATCTCAAGTGACCATCAACCCGCCGTAAGTAAGAAATTCAATAAGTCTGTGGATGTTTATGAGGTTCAAAAATTGCTGGCAAGCTTTGTATTGGGTTAATGCTTTTCATTGATTCACACAGATTTCCTTTGCTTTAATTTACAAGCGAAAGCCTACCCTCAAAAACGAAATCAATCACTTCCCAAATAACCATTTACCCGATGACTAAATTATTGAATACTTTTATCCTACTGATTTTTGTTTTCAGCGCCATTATTGCGACTGCTCAGGATCAACCCAATATAGTGTTGATCATGGCAGATGATCTTGGAGGCAGAGACTTGCCTGCATATGGTAACCAATTCAATGAAACACCTAATATCGACAAATTGACCAGCCAGGGAATGTTGTTTTATAATGCCTATGCAGCACCCGTTTGTTCGCCTACCCGAGCCAGCATACAAGCAGGTCAGTACCCGGCTAGGGTAGGCATTTTCGACTTTATCCCAGGCCATTGGCGCCCCAATGAGGAAGTAACCGTTCCACATCACCAAGTGCAACATCTTCCCAATAAGATTTCAACCATCGGTAATGCCATGCAGGCTGCAGGTTATACTACCGGCTATTTTGGGAAATGGCATTTGGGAAACAATCCCGAACACCTTCCCAATAACAGGGGGTATGATGAGGCCTATATGTACGCCGGTGGTGGTTTTTACCACCCAAAGTTTGTCCCCGAATACCAAACCAAAAAAAATGAGCGGTTGAGCCAAACCCTCACACGCATGGGAGTTGACTTTATAGAGGAGAATAAAAATGAGCCTTTCTTTCTTTTTATTTCGCATTATGATGTGCATGTACAGTTGGATGCGGATAGGGACCTGATCGATAAATACCTCAACAAGCCTAAAGATCCCGACTATCCCAGCAATGCGGTGTATGCAGCCATGGTTACCCATATAGATGAGAGTGTTGGGCAAATCCTGGCCGCCATTGAGGAAAAGGGCTTGGCGGACAATACCGTATTTATCTTCTATTCAGACAATGGAGGAGTTGACAACCGATTTGACAACATCCCTTTATTGGGAGGAGAAAGCCAGGATGTCTATCCTGAAGGACATCCCCTGCGTTATATCGCCACATCCAATGCCCCCTTTAGAGCAGGGAAAGGGACGCTTTATGAAGGAGGAATACGTGTACCTTTAATTGTGCGCTGGCCGGAAAAGGTAGAGGCAGGGAGTAAATCCGAAGCCATCGTCTCCAGTGTGGATTTTTATCCTACCTTTTTAGAATTGGGCCGTGGTAAGGAGCCACAAGACCAAGTTCTGGATGGGGTTTCAATGGTTTCGCCTTTAACAGCAAACAAGTTTGATCCGGAGAGGGAAGTGTTTACCCATTACCCTGTTTACCATCATGAGGTACCCATGTCGGCATTGAGAAAAGGAGATTGGAAAATAGTAGAAAACCTGGTTACCGGTGAGTTTGACCTGTACAACCTAAAATATGATGTCATCGAAATGACAGACCTGAAGTTTAGTTACCCTGATAAGTTGGCCGAAATGAAGCAAGCCTTGAAAAAATGGCAAGTAGCGACCAATGCCCAAAACCCCGTACCCAATCCTAATTTCGATCCGGAGAAAAGATACGAATGGGGCACCAATCCATTCAGGTAGGAAGAAAAAGCTTAGGTCTTTAATGGATGATTTTATTTTAATACATTGGCAACAATTAAGCGAGTAAGAGAACCTTTTAGTTCCTGCTTTTGCCAGCCCTGGAAGGGCGAAATACATTAGCCAAGGATGTCAGCCCCTGGTAAAACAATAGGAATGACCTGATTTTGGCGGTATTGTTGCCTTTTTTTCCGCAACAATGCTGACAAAATCAAACCTAATACAGAGGTTCAAAAATAAATAAAAAACACCACTATGCCACTCAGTCACCTACTCTCCTGCAAAAGTTTTACAATACTCCTGATCTTGCTAAGTCTCCTGGCCTGCGAAACCCCCAAAACCGAACCTTATCAAGACATTGCTTTCTACAGTGATGCTTTTGGCACGGAGCGAAATTACAGGATCTACCTGCCTGGAGATTATGCTGAGCAACCGGACAAGCAATACCCGGTGGTGTATTATTTTCATGGCTATGGAGGCAGGTACAAATGGGATGCTTACGACTTGGAAGACGATGTAGAGTATCCGGCAAACGGCCGATTGGAACCTCCCTTTGTGATGGAATGGAAAAAATATGCCCGAGAAAATAACCTGATCATCGTCACCTGGGATGGCTATGAACCCAATCTTTCCCCGGGGAAAAAAGAGCGGGAAGGCATATCCTATGGCAACGCC of the Cyclobacterium marinum DSM 745 genome contains:
- a CDS encoding sulfatase, encoding MTKLLNTFILLIFVFSAIIATAQDQPNIVLIMADDLGGRDLPAYGNQFNETPNIDKLTSQGMLFYNAYAAPVCSPTRASIQAGQYPARVGIFDFIPGHWRPNEEVTVPHHQVQHLPNKISTIGNAMQAAGYTTGYFGKWHLGNNPEHLPNNRGYDEAYMYAGGGFYHPKFVPEYQTKKNERLSQTLTRMGVDFIEENKNEPFFLFISHYDVHVQLDADRDLIDKYLNKPKDPDYPSNAVYAAMVTHIDESVGQILAAIEEKGLADNTVFIFYSDNGGVDNRFDNIPLLGGESQDVYPEGHPLRYIATSNAPFRAGKGTLYEGGIRVPLIVRWPEKVEAGSKSEAIVSSVDFYPTFLELGRGKEPQDQVLDGVSMVSPLTANKFDPEREVFTHYPVYHHEVPMSALRKGDWKIVENLVTGEFDLYNLKYDVIEMTDLKFSYPDKLAEMKQALKKWQVATNAQNPVPNPNFDPEKRYEWGTNPFR
- a CDS encoding PH domain-containing protein; the protein is MGLFNSLLGNAGVVDKDTLLKDFGKILIPDEQIETGFKLIRDTFIFTSKRLILVDKQGLTGRKSEYLSLPYKSISRFSIETAGTFDLDAELKIWISSDHQPAVSKKFNKSVDVYEVQKLLASFVLG